The genomic region CTCCTACGGAGCTTATTATTTTTATTTAATGTTCAATACTACAAACAGGTCGTCCCTACGGGACTTGGATTGTATTTAAACTACCAACCAGTTTTTATAATAGAGCCATAAACAACGCTAATGAAAAAATCACTATTATCAATACCAATAGCCGGCTTAATAACGTTAGCCCACGCCCAGATCATTTTGGATTCAACCGATATTGCGGGTGTGAATACGATTATTGTTCAGGCAACTGATACCATTCCCCCTGTAGGTCTATCCACAGGCCCTGCCGGGGCAGCACAAACCTGGGATCTTTCAGCGCTTGAGACCGATATTTTTTCTGTTTTGAACTTTGAAGACCCGGCTTCTTTACCCAATTTCTCAGATTTCCCTAATTCAAATTTAAGCCTGAGACAATCCACTTCTACTGTATCCGTTTTCCTTAAAAAATCAGTTGACGGTCTTTTTGTACAGGGATTTGCCGGGGATATTTTCAATTCAGGTGATACTATTTCCGTACCTTTTAATCCTGTGCAAACCGTTTTAAAATTTCCATACACCTACCAGGATTCCTTTTGGGATATTTCGCGTTTTGTTTTGACCTTTGATGTTGATATTATTACTGCCGGGTATGATTCAATAAGGATTAATCATACATCTATTAAAAAAGATACAGCCGATGGTTACGGCACTGTTATTACACCTTTAGATACCTTTTCGTGCTTAAGACTCTACGATGTAACAATGGATTATGATACCATATATGGGTTAAATCCAATTTTTGGATGGTTATTGATACCTCCTACTCCAGGAGTGCTTGATGAAAATCCAATCCTTGACACCACAAGGACTTATAGCTGGCTTGCCAAAGGTGTTGGATATTCATTGGTTGATATTGATGTGGATGGTGCCGGTAATATCATTGAAACGAGCTACTTACGTGTAAGACCAGGTGCAATGGTTGCTTACATTCCTTCGTATAGTATGAGTTGTTGTTGTGATACATGCTTATGTATTTGTGGTGTTAGCGCTACTGTAGGTGTAGAAGTAGCAGGAGGAGTACCTCCTTATACTTATCTATGGGATGATAGCCTTGCTCAGGACTCATCTACTGCTACCGGTCTTTGTGCAGGGGGTACCTACACAGTGAGAGTAATTGATTCGGCCAATATTGACACGGCTTATGCTACAGTCGTTATTATTGAACCGCCTCTCCTTATTACAGATTCAATATACGCTACCCCTGATACTGCTGGTGGGAACAATGGTACTGCAACCATATCTGTATCAGGAGGCATGCTTCCTTATACTTACCAATGGTCATCCGGAGATACAACTGCAAATATTTCGGGTTTAGCTGCAGGAACTTATTTTGTAACAATAACTGATGCAAATGGGTGTACTTTAGCAGATTCTGTTACGGTAGGATCAGTTACTTCCATAAATGAGCCGTTAACGCTAAGCAGCCATATAAAGCTTTACCCCAATCCAACTACCGGGATATTATATATAGAAATGCCAAAAATTGGTAATGCAACAATTTTTGTACTTAATCTATTGGGTGAAATAGTGGCTCAAATGGATAATGTTAATGACTTTGCATCACTTAACCTCGGGGAATTGGTTGAGGGAACTTACTTTATAAAGATTCAAACTTCTAAGCAACTATTTACTTCAAAACTCTCTTTGATAAGGTGAGTATAAAAATAAAAAAATCAGTTTTTTTGTAACTAAATTATATTTATCTATCTTGCGCCCCCATTTTTAACTAAAATTAAAAATCATGAAAAAGTTATTATTTTTAACCGCGATGCTTAGCTTCTTCACGTATGCTAACGCACAAATTACCATTGACTCAACTGATTATGCAACTTTTGGGGATACAATTTTTATGGCCAATGATACAATTCCAATAGATACCGGTATTTCTGTTGGAGGCACAGGATTCCAAATCTGGGATTTTACTAATTTATTACTTAATGAATTTGACACAATAATTTTTATTCATCCTGATTCAACACTCTTTGGAAGTGGTTTTCCGTCTTCTAATTTAGCTACTGAAGATACTATAATATCAAACTACCAAACATCTTCCGCAACACAGCTTACTAATGATGGATTTGCCGGTGATCCTTTTGGGTTTGGTGTTACTGCCTCTGCAGTTTTTGACCCGCCTCAAAAAATACTGGATTTCCCTTCCACTTTCAATGATTCTTTTACAGACACTATAAAATACACTGCAGTTATCCCTGTAACACTCCCACCTCCTGCTCCTGCAGGGCTTGATTCTATTAAAGATATCCATGAGAGCTATATCAGTAGTGATATAAGTGCATTTGGCACAGTAATGTTGCCTGGCGATACATTTAATACGATAAGGCAGTTTTATACAGAAGAGACAATTGATAGCGTTTTTATATATTGTAGTAATCCTCTAGGTTGTTTCATTTTTCCGTTTGGTTGGACCTTCATACCCGGAGGGCTTGTTGCCCAGCTTCCTGAAAATCCGATCACGGATACAACCTATACTTATAGCTGGTGGGCAAAGGGGGTAGATTTTCCTGTTGTTGAAATAGAAACAGACAACCCAGCCGGAAATGTTCTAGCCGCAAGGTTTAAAATTGGTAGTGCGGTAATAGCAAATATTATTTCCACAACTGATGCCAGTTGCAGCTATAATTGTGATGGTCAGGCAGTTGTAACGGGTATAAGCGGTGTTTCCCCATACAACTTTATATGGGATGATCCTGCTAACCAAACCAATGATACAGCTACGGGCCTTTGTCCGGGAACTTATATTGTGACGGTAATTGATGCAGTTCCTGATACAGCCTATGCTACGGTTTTTATTGGACCAGATACCCTCACTATTACAGCAACTTCAACTTTTAATAGCTGTAATAGTGATACCGTCAAAAGTATAACTGTTTCGGTAACAGGAGGAACATCACCTTATGAATACAGCTTGGATAGTGTAAATTTTCAAACCAGCAGCACTCTATCAGGATTAGCGGCAGGCAATTATGATATTTATGTCAGAGATGCAAATGGTTGTATGGATACTATTATTAACGTAACTATTACAGACCCGCCTGCTCTTACAGGAACCATAGGTTCAACCGATGAATCCTCTGCCGGTGCAAATGATGGAACAGTATGGGTAAATGCAAGTGGCGGTACCCCCTCTTATACTTACCTCTGGATGCCGGGCTCACTGACAGGTGATTCCGTTATCGGTCTCTCACCGAATACTTTTACGGTAACAGTAACTGACGCCAACGGATGCATTTTTACCGGTACCGATACAGTATTTGCAGGGCCAACTGGCGTGAAGGAGTTATTTAATGCTGGAAATAGCAAGCTATATCCCAATCCAACTACAGGCATTTTAAATATTGAAATGCCGGGAGTTAAGGATGCGACAATTTTTGTCTATAATCTTTTAGGAAAAATAGTTGTTGAAATTGACAAGCTCAGTGAATTTGCCTCAATAAACCTGGCAAAATTAACCGAAGGAACCTACTTTATAAAAATTCAAACAACTGACCGGGTAATTAACAAAAAGCTAAGCCTGGTTAGATAATAAATGATCAAGTGAACAAGAAGGGGCATTTGCCCCTTTTTTTTGTAATTATCTATTTTGAAAACCAAAGACCTTATCCAACTTTACAAACAGGACAGCATCATTGGTACCATTGCCGAGCGTATTAAGCCTTGTAAGCCTGTTCATTTACAACTCAAAGGATTGGTAGGTAGTCTGGATGCTGTTATTGCCACAGCCATTAGTGAGCTGGTTCAGCAAAACCATCTTTTCGTCTTGCGGGATAAAGAGGAAGCTGCTTATTTTCAAAACGATTTACAAAATTTAATAAATGACAAGAGCATTCATAGTGATAATGGTAATGTGAAAGAAGCAGGCAATGGGGAATTGACAGTCACCCCGAGTACTCGGGGGGATCTCAGCGGAGTTTATGCAGATACAGCCGGGGCTCCGATAAGTAAATTGCCTGCCGTTTTACTCTTTCCAGATTCCTACAAAAGACCACTTCAATTTGATCAGGCTGACAATGCCAACATGCAGATGCGTGTTGAAGTCCTTACCAAGATCAGCCAGGTTGAAGAAGCAGCTAAATTGCCTACTGTCAACTGTCAACTGCCTGCTGTTCTCATAGTTACTTATCCCGAAGCGCTTGCTGAAAAGGTGGTCAACAAGAACACCCTAAAAAAAAACACCTTTCTGGCCGGTGTAGGTGATAAAGTAAATACAAGTTTCATTAATAAATTATTAACTGAACTTCATTTTGAAAAAAGTGATTTTGTATATGAAGCCGGGCAATTTGCTATAAGAGGTGGAATTATTGACATCTACTCTTATGCTCATCAATTGCCTTACAGGATTGAATTGTCCGGGGATGAAATTGAAAGTATTCGTACTTTTGATCCGGATACCCAACTATCCATAGAGCAAGTAAAGCAGATATCTCTCATTCCTAACACCTGTCTGACACCACAACTTTGCCCGGGCAGGAACAGGCAGGCTCAAACTATAGATGCCTCGTCTCTACAAGAATCATTTCTTAATTTTTTACCCGATAACACTAAAATATGGATTAAAGATGTACAATTTACTTTAGATATCATTGAAAAAACCAGCCCTCCCCTAACTCCAAGCCAACTTGAATCGGAGAAACGGGGAATCGGAGAAACGGAGAGAGGGAAAACGAAGCGATTCACCGATTCACCCATTCACCCATTCACCGATTCAGGGGGACCTAGGGGGGCTATGGGGGTTAGGGTGAGAACCGATAAGGGGGAAAAAGAAGAGGGGATAGAAACCGCAGGCAATATTCTTAAACAATTAAGATCAAAAGTAACCATCGAATTTGGTAAACAATTTTATTTTGAACCTGATGCCGTATCCCGGGAAGTCGTGGAAATCTTTACTTTTGACGCTGCACCTCAACCTTCATTCCATAAAGATTTCAAATTGCTTACAGCTAATTTGAGGGATAATCAATCCGGGGGTCTTGTAAATATTATAGTAGCCGAAGCATCTAAACAGACAGAAAGACTTGCTACGATCTTTGAAGAGTTGGACCCTTTTGTAGAATTTCACAGTATTAATATCGCACTCAGAGAAGGATTTATTGACAAAAGACCTCACCCCCAACCCCTCTTAGATAACGGGATAGAGGAAATAAAAGAAACAAAGGGAATAAGGGATGAGAGCCCCGTTATCATAGAGGGAATAGAGGAAAAAAAGGAAATAGAGGAAATATTTACCGGCATAGCCTGCTACACAGACCACCAGATATTTGACCGTTTTTATAAACATAATATAAAGGCCAAACACACTAAATCAAAAGCGCTTACATTAAAGGAATTAAAAACCCTGCAACCTGGTGATTTTGTAACGCATATTGATCATGGTATCGGACGTTTTGCCGGATTGGATATGATTGAAGTAAGGGACGTACACAACGAAAAACCAAAGATGCAGGAGGCCATCCGGATTGTTTATAAGAATGATGACTTGCTGTATGTCAGCATTCATTCACTGCATAAAATTTCAAAATATA from Cytophagales bacterium harbors:
- a CDS encoding T9SS type A sorting domain-containing protein, which codes for MKKLLFLTAMLSFFTYANAQITIDSTDYATFGDTIFMANDTIPIDTGISVGGTGFQIWDFTNLLLNEFDTIIFIHPDSTLFGSGFPSSNLATEDTIISNYQTSSATQLTNDGFAGDPFGFGVTASAVFDPPQKILDFPSTFNDSFTDTIKYTAVIPVTLPPPAPAGLDSIKDIHESYISSDISAFGTVMLPGDTFNTIRQFYTEETIDSVFIYCSNPLGCFIFPFGWTFIPGGLVAQLPENPITDTTYTYSWWAKGVDFPVVEIETDNPAGNVLAARFKIGSAVIANIISTTDASCSYNCDGQAVVTGISGVSPYNFIWDDPANQTNDTATGLCPGTYIVTVIDAVPDTAYATVFIGPDTLTITATSTFNSCNSDTVKSITVSVTGGTSPYEYSLDSVNFQTSSTLSGLAAGNYDIYVRDANGCMDTIINVTITDPPALTGTIGSTDESSAGANDGTVWVNASGGTPSYTYLWMPGSLTGDSVIGLSPNTFTVTVTDANGCIFTGTDTVFAGPTGVKELFNAGNSKLYPNPTTGILNIEMPGVKDATIFVYNLLGKIVVEIDKLSEFASINLAKLTEGTYFIKIQTTDRVINKKLSLVR
- a CDS encoding T9SS type A sorting domain-containing protein, producing MKKSLLSIPIAGLITLAHAQIILDSTDIAGVNTIIVQATDTIPPVGLSTGPAGAAQTWDLSALETDIFSVLNFEDPASLPNFSDFPNSNLSLRQSTSTVSVFLKKSVDGLFVQGFAGDIFNSGDTISVPFNPVQTVLKFPYTYQDSFWDISRFVLTFDVDIITAGYDSIRINHTSIKKDTADGYGTVITPLDTFSCLRLYDVTMDYDTIYGLNPIFGWLLIPPTPGVLDENPILDTTRTYSWLAKGVGYSLVDIDVDGAGNIIETSYLRVRPGAMVAYIPSYSMSCCCDTCLCICGVSATVGVEVAGGVPPYTYLWDDSLAQDSSTATGLCAGGTYTVRVIDSANIDTAYATVVIIEPPLLITDSIYATPDTAGGNNGTATISVSGGMLPYTYQWSSGDTTANISGLAAGTYFVTITDANGCTLADSVTVGSVTSINEPLTLSSHIKLYPNPTTGILYIEMPKIGNATIFVLNLLGEIVAQMDNVNDFASLNLGELVEGTYFIKIQTSKQLFTSKLSLIR